A genomic window from Alkalihalobacillus sp. AL-G includes:
- the tilS gene encoding tRNA lysidine(34) synthetase TilS, protein MIEAVDAFVKQHELIRRSSTIVVGVSGGPDSMALLDYFIKKKDEMDLTLIVAHVDHMFRGQQSEEDAAFVEDYCKSHDITIASVKKNVPLYIKETGESPQQAARNVRYTHFKSVMIQYGAEYLALGHHGDDQIETMLMGMVRGTEGSGITGIPVQRSFHAGKVIRPFLGITKEEIVHYCKDAKIPYRIDPSNDSQAYTRNRYRTHVLPFLKEENRDVHRKFQRLSERLTEDEKLLQSICENEMDSVILQKCDKRMTLSVERFLGLANPLQRRGIHLILNYLYRTNPAIISYTHIEDCIKLIESLNPSGSINLPRGLLVQRSYDKCLFSFEKKREHSGYTYSLKPGQVLDLPVGNLSMHADSNIHMMKGKDTFFFQPSQIQWPLVVRTRRDGDRIRPKGMQGSRKVKDIFIDAKLTKELRDVWPIVEDGSGMIVWIPLMKHAELSNADRHDQEKLALHFENYKHQV, encoded by the coding sequence ATGATCGAAGCTGTTGATGCATTCGTAAAGCAACATGAACTGATTCGTAGAAGCTCAACGATTGTAGTCGGAGTTTCAGGCGGTCCTGATTCAATGGCCCTCCTGGACTACTTTATTAAAAAGAAGGATGAGATGGATCTTACACTTATAGTTGCACACGTTGACCACATGTTTCGCGGTCAACAATCGGAAGAGGATGCGGCCTTCGTCGAAGATTATTGTAAGTCACATGATATTACCATTGCATCTGTAAAAAAAAACGTCCCTTTATATATAAAAGAAACGGGTGAATCTCCACAACAAGCTGCCCGAAATGTAAGGTATACCCATTTTAAATCGGTGATGATTCAGTACGGTGCAGAGTATCTTGCTCTCGGTCATCATGGTGATGATCAGATTGAAACAATGCTGATGGGAATGGTCCGTGGAACCGAGGGATCCGGCATTACCGGAATCCCGGTACAAAGGTCCTTTCATGCGGGTAAGGTTATTCGACCTTTTTTAGGAATAACAAAGGAAGAAATTGTGCATTATTGTAAAGATGCGAAAATTCCATACCGGATCGATCCGAGTAATGACAGTCAAGCTTATACACGAAACCGCTATCGTACACACGTCCTCCCGTTCCTTAAGGAAGAGAATCGGGATGTACATCGAAAGTTTCAACGATTAAGTGAACGACTGACTGAGGACGAAAAGCTCTTACAATCCATTTGTGAAAATGAGATGGACAGCGTGATTCTGCAAAAATGTGACAAACGAATGACATTGTCGGTCGAGCGTTTCTTGGGACTGGCAAATCCTTTACAAAGAAGAGGGATTCATCTAATATTAAACTATCTTTATCGAACGAACCCTGCGATTATTTCGTATACACACATAGAGGATTGCATAAAGCTCATCGAATCCCTTAACCCCTCTGGATCCATAAATCTTCCTAGAGGTTTACTCGTTCAACGAAGCTACGACAAATGTCTGTTTTCGTTTGAAAAGAAGAGGGAACATAGCGGTTATACTTATAGTCTCAAGCCTGGACAGGTACTTGATCTTCCTGTTGGGAACCTATCCATGCATGCCGATTCAAACATACATATGATGAAAGGAAAAGACACCTTTTTCTTTCAGCCCTCTCAAATTCAATGGCCATTAGTCGTTCGAACACGAAGAGATGGTGACCGAATCCGGCCAAAGGGAATGCAGGGATCCAGGAAAGTGAAGGATATTTTCATTGATGCTAAGCTGACTAAGGAATTAAGAGACGTTTGGCCGATTGTTGAGGATGGATCGGGAATGATCGTGTGGATTCCTTTAATGAAGCATGCGGAATTATCAAACGCAGATCGACATGATCAAGAAAAATTGGCACTCCATTTTGAAAATTACAAGCATCAGGTTTAG
- the hpt gene encoding hypoxanthine phosphoribosyltransferase gives MKSDMEEILISEEEIQVKVKELAEQLTEEYGDRFPLVIGVLKGALPFMADLVKRMDIHVELDFMDVSSYGNSTVSSGEVKIIKDLNTSIEGRDVLIVEDIIDSGLTLNYLVELFKHRKAKSIKIVTLLDKPTGRKVDLQPDVAGFTVPDAFVVGYGLDFAERYRNLPFIGVLKPEVYQN, from the coding sequence ATGAAAAGCGATATGGAGGAGATCCTGATTTCCGAGGAAGAAATTCAGGTCAAAGTGAAGGAACTCGCTGAACAGCTTACAGAGGAATACGGAGATCGTTTCCCGCTCGTAATTGGTGTTCTAAAGGGTGCCCTTCCATTCATGGCTGACCTAGTAAAGCGCATGGACATCCATGTGGAACTTGATTTTATGGATGTTTCAAGCTATGGGAATTCAACCGTTTCTTCTGGAGAGGTAAAGATCATCAAGGATTTAAATACATCAATTGAAGGCCGTGATGTGCTGATCGTAGAGGATATCATCGACAGTGGCCTTACGCTCAACTACCTCGTTGAATTGTTTAAGCATCGAAAGGCGAAATCGATCAAGATTGTTACATTGCTCGATAAACCTACTGGCCGAAAGGTCGACCTACAGCCAGATGTCGCAGGTTTTACCGTTCCTGATGCCTTTGTTGTCGGGTATGGCCTCGACTTTGCAGAACGCTATCGAAACCTCCCTTTCATTGGGGTTTTGAAGCCGGAAGTCTATCAGAACTAG
- the ftsH gene encoding ATP-dependent zinc metalloprotease FtsH, translating into MNRIFRNTIFYLLIFLVVVGVVSFFNGGDDGERKLRYDEFVSALENGEVESITMQPENLVYTVQGQLKSYDDETYFTTNIPPEMSEEVLTLIKGAEIEVKQAEGTSGWVTFFTSIIPFVIIFILFFFLLNQAQGGGSRVMNFGKSKAKLYNEEKKKVTFKDVAGADEEKQELVEVVEFLKDPRKFAALGARIPKGVLLVGPPGTGKTLLARAVAGEAGVPFFSISGSDFVEMFVGVGASRVRDLFENAKKNAPCIIFIDEIDAVGRQRGAGLGGGHDEREQTLNQLLVEMDGFSANEGIIIVAATNRPDILDPALLRPGRFDRQIPVGRPDVKGREAVLRVHARNKPLAEEVDLKTIAMRTPGFSGADLENLLNEAALVAARRDKKKVDMEDIDEATDRVIAGPAKKSRVISKKEKDIVAYHEAGHTMIGLVLDNAEIVHKVTIVPRGQAGGYAVTLPKEDRYFMTKPELVDKITGLLGGRVAEEISFGEVSTGASNDFQRATGIARRMVTEFGMSDKLGPMQFGQGQGGNVFLGRDIQNEQNYSDAIAHEIDLEVQKIIKDAYSNCKDILVKNQEKLNLIAETLKEVETLDGEQIKSLYETGKMPEGYETPKKKEEDEDVKVTITKKEETTSDENPSSEDSPTDENKND; encoded by the coding sequence ATGAATCGCATCTTTAGAAATACAATATTCTATCTATTAATATTCCTTGTCGTTGTTGGGGTTGTCAGCTTCTTTAACGGCGGTGATGACGGCGAACGAAAATTGAGATATGACGAATTTGTAAGTGCTCTAGAAAACGGTGAAGTGGAGTCTATTACCATGCAGCCGGAGAATTTGGTTTATACCGTGCAAGGACAGCTAAAGTCCTACGATGATGAAACCTATTTTACGACGAACATTCCTCCGGAAATGAGTGAGGAAGTCCTAACCCTGATCAAGGGCGCTGAGATTGAAGTCAAACAAGCAGAGGGAACGAGTGGATGGGTAACCTTCTTCACCTCGATCATTCCTTTTGTCATAATCTTTATCTTGTTCTTCTTCCTTCTGAATCAGGCCCAGGGTGGCGGAAGCCGGGTCATGAACTTCGGAAAGAGCAAAGCGAAATTATATAATGAAGAAAAGAAGAAAGTCACCTTTAAGGATGTTGCAGGTGCTGATGAAGAAAAGCAGGAGCTCGTTGAGGTCGTAGAATTTCTTAAAGATCCACGAAAGTTCGCTGCACTTGGCGCACGTATTCCGAAAGGGGTCTTGCTTGTCGGACCACCAGGAACCGGTAAAACCCTACTAGCAAGAGCTGTTGCTGGTGAGGCAGGAGTCCCATTCTTCTCGATCAGTGGTTCTGATTTCGTCGAGATGTTTGTCGGGGTCGGTGCATCCCGTGTACGTGATTTGTTTGAAAACGCTAAGAAAAATGCACCATGTATCATCTTTATCGATGAGATTGACGCAGTTGGTCGTCAGCGTGGTGCCGGACTAGGCGGCGGACATGATGAGCGTGAGCAAACATTGAACCAATTGCTCGTTGAAATGGACGGATTCAGTGCAAACGAAGGAATCATTATTGTTGCAGCAACGAACAGACCGGATATTCTTGACCCGGCATTGTTACGTCCAGGCCGCTTCGATAGACAAATTCCAGTTGGTCGACCTGATGTTAAAGGGCGTGAAGCTGTATTAAGAGTACACGCGCGCAATAAACCTCTCGCTGAAGAAGTCGATTTAAAAACCATTGCCATGCGGACACCAGGCTTTTCTGGTGCAGACCTTGAGAACCTCTTAAACGAGGCAGCTCTTGTGGCGGCAAGACGAGACAAAAAGAAAGTCGATATGGAAGATATTGATGAAGCGACAGATAGAGTTATTGCTGGACCTGCAAAGAAAAGCAGGGTGATCTCGAAGAAAGAAAAAGACATCGTTGCTTATCATGAAGCCGGACATACGATGATTGGACTCGTACTTGACAATGCTGAGATTGTCCATAAAGTTACCATCGTTCCTCGTGGTCAAGCTGGTGGGTATGCGGTAACACTTCCGAAAGAAGATCGCTACTTTATGACAAAGCCTGAATTAGTCGACAAGATTACCGGTCTACTCGGGGGTCGTGTCGCTGAAGAAATTTCATTCGGTGAAGTGAGTACAGGTGCAAGCAATGACTTCCAACGTGCGACAGGTATTGCTCGTCGAATGGTTACTGAGTTCGGTATGAGCGATAAGCTTGGACCGATGCAGTTTGGGCAAGGTCAGGGAGGAAACGTATTCCTCGGTCGTGACATTCAAAACGAACAAAATTACAGTGACGCGATTGCGCATGAAATTGATTTGGAAGTACAAAAGATCATTAAAGACGCATACAGCAACTGTAAGGATATTCTCGTAAAGAACCAGGAAAAATTAAACCTGATCGCCGAGACGTTAAAAGAAGTGGAAACACTCGATGGCGAACAGATCAAATCGCTTTATGAAACAGGGAAAATGCCTGAGGGTTATGAAACTCCGAAGAAAAAGGAAGAGGACGAGGATGTCAAGGTGACCATCACGAAAAAGGAAGAAACGACAAGTGATGAAAACCCATCATCTGAAGACTCTCCAACTGATGAAAATAAAAACGATTAA
- a CDS encoding type III pantothenate kinase, protein MILVIDVGNTNIVLGVYDGDELKYHWRIGTSRKKSEDEYGMFITNLLSHVGLEIGDIKGIIISSVVPPIMFPLEKMCEKYFGIQPMVIGPGIKTGLNIKTENPREVGADRIVNAVAAIHEYGSPLIIVDFGTATTYCYIDEQRNYLGGAISPGIGISTEALYTHAAKLPRIEITSPDTVIGKNTVSAMQAGIFYGYVGQVEGIVQRMKTKVNVNPKVIATGGLAKLIGKESPHIDVVDPFLTLKGLQLIYRKNSEQ, encoded by the coding sequence ATGATTTTAGTAATTGATGTAGGGAATACAAATATTGTTCTCGGCGTTTATGACGGGGACGAATTAAAATATCACTGGAGAATCGGAACAAGCCGTAAAAAGTCAGAAGATGAATACGGAATGTTTATTACCAATCTTTTATCACATGTTGGTTTAGAGATTGGGGACATAAAGGGCATCATCATTTCATCTGTAGTACCGCCAATTATGTTTCCGCTCGAAAAAATGTGTGAGAAGTACTTTGGGATTCAGCCTATGGTAATCGGTCCTGGAATCAAGACTGGACTTAATATTAAAACAGAGAATCCGCGAGAGGTTGGGGCTGACCGTATTGTAAATGCAGTTGCTGCCATACATGAATATGGAAGTCCGCTCATTATCGTCGATTTCGGAACAGCGACAACGTATTGTTATATTGATGAACAGAGAAACTACCTAGGTGGAGCGATTTCACCCGGTATAGGGATATCGACTGAAGCATTATATACACATGCAGCTAAGCTGCCAAGAATCGAGATTACAAGTCCTGACACTGTGATTGGTAAAAATACGGTCAGTGCGATGCAGGCCGGAATTTTTTATGGGTATGTCGGCCAGGTCGAGGGGATTGTCCAACGTATGAAGACCAAAGTGAATGTTAATCCAAAAGTGATTGCAACCGGGGGCCTCGCAAAACTGATCGGTAAAGAGTCACCGCACATTGATGTTGTAGATCCTTTTCTTACTTTGAAGGGTTTGCAGCTTATTTACCGTAAAAACAGTGAACAATAA
- the hslO gene encoding Hsp33 family molecular chaperone HslO, translating to MSDYLVKALAFDGNIRAFSVNTTEMIREAQRRQKTWPTASAALGRAMTASTMMASMLKGESNKLTVKIEGGGPIGAIIVDANVKGEARGYVSNPQVHFDKNEKGKLDVARAVGKDGYLSVVKDLGLRENFTGQVPLVSGELGDDFTYYFVSSEQIPSAVAVGVLVNPDNTILASGGFIIQVMPGAADEMITFIEKRLQAIDPVSKMIEQGMTPEELLYNVLGAENVKLLDKSPIQFSCQCSKERISNAMISIGEEEIQNMIDEDGQAEANCHFCGESYHFTKEDLIKLRDEAKETE from the coding sequence ATGTCTGATTACTTGGTAAAAGCATTGGCGTTTGACGGTAATATACGTGCATTTTCAGTAAATACAACAGAAATGATCCGTGAGGCTCAACGTAGACAGAAGACCTGGCCGACAGCATCAGCGGCGTTAGGCCGGGCAATGACTGCCTCAACAATGATGGCATCGATGCTAAAAGGAGAAAGTAACAAGCTTACAGTCAAGATTGAAGGCGGTGGTCCGATCGGGGCGATTATCGTAGACGCTAACGTAAAAGGCGAGGCACGAGGATATGTATCAAATCCACAAGTCCACTTTGATAAAAATGAAAAAGGTAAGCTTGATGTTGCCAGGGCAGTTGGGAAAGATGGATACCTTTCCGTTGTGAAAGACCTAGGTCTACGTGAAAACTTTACGGGACAGGTCCCACTTGTCTCAGGTGAACTAGGGGACGATTTTACGTACTATTTTGTTTCTTCTGAGCAGATTCCATCTGCAGTTGCAGTTGGGGTTTTAGTCAATCCGGATAATACGATTCTAGCATCAGGCGGTTTTATCATTCAAGTCATGCCGGGGGCTGCAGATGAAATGATCACGTTTATTGAAAAGCGGCTGCAAGCCATTGATCCTGTGTCTAAGATGATTGAACAGGGAATGACACCAGAAGAGCTATTATACAACGTACTTGGTGCAGAGAATGTAAAATTATTAGATAAATCGCCTATTCAATTTTCATGTCAGTGCTCTAAAGAGCGAATCTCAAATGCAATGATCAGTATTGGTGAAGAAGAAATCCAGAATATGATTGATGAAGATGGTCAGGCAGAGGCGAACTGCCACTTTTGCGGTGAATCCTACCATTTTACAAAAGAGGATCTAATAAAATTACGTGATGAAGCAAAGGAAACCGAATAG
- the cysK gene encoding cysteine synthase A, with protein MRVGKSIVDLIGETPIVKLNRLTGPEDAEVYLKLEFMNPGSSVKDRIAFAMIEAAEREGKLKEGDTVVEPTSGNTGIGLAMVCAAKGYRTLLIMPETMSMERRNLLRAYGAELILTPGPDGMKGAIAQAEELVRDKGYFMPQQFQNEANSAIHRDTTGKEIVEQMGDQLDAFVSGIGTGGTITGAGQVLKENYPSIKIYALEPEDSAILSGGKPGPHKIQGLGAGFVPSILNTDIYDEVLTVSTEESFEYARRAAKEEGILGGISSGAAISAAIRVAKQLGKGKKVLAVLPSNGERYLSTPLYQFDEK; from the coding sequence ATGAGAGTGGGAAAGTCTATTGTTGATCTAATTGGTGAAACACCGATCGTTAAACTGAACCGACTGACAGGGCCAGAGGATGCAGAAGTCTATCTGAAGCTTGAATTCATGAACCCGGGAAGTAGTGTAAAGGACCGGATTGCCTTTGCAATGATTGAAGCCGCAGAAAGAGAAGGTAAGTTGAAAGAAGGAGACACGGTCGTTGAGCCGACAAGCGGAAATACTGGTATCGGTCTCGCGATGGTATGTGCGGCCAAAGGTTATCGTACCCTTCTAATCATGCCTGAGACGATGAGTATGGAGCGCCGTAACCTGTTACGAGCGTACGGAGCTGAACTGATCCTTACTCCAGGGCCTGATGGGATGAAGGGAGCGATCGCCCAGGCGGAAGAGCTTGTGCGGGATAAAGGGTATTTCATGCCGCAACAGTTCCAGAACGAAGCGAACTCTGCCATTCATAGGGATACGACTGGAAAAGAGATTGTTGAACAAATGGGTGATCAACTGGATGCATTTGTATCCGGGATTGGTACGGGTGGAACAATCACCGGTGCAGGGCAAGTTTTAAAAGAAAACTACCCATCAATAAAAATTTACGCATTAGAGCCTGAAGATTCCGCAATTCTCTCAGGAGGCAAGCCTGGTCCACATAAAATCCAAGGACTTGGAGCGGGGTTTGTTCCTTCTATTTTGAACACTGATATTTATGATGAAGTGTTGACGGTTTCAACAGAAGAATCATTTGAATATGCAAGGCGAGCGGCAAAAGAAGAAGGAATTCTGGGAGGGATTTCTTCCGGTGCAGCGATTTCTGCTGCAATTCGTGTAGCGAAGCAGCTAGGAAAAGGAAAGAAGGTCCTTGCTGTTCTGCCGAGTAACGGGGAACGCTATCTCAGTACACCGCTATATCAATTTGATGAGAAATAA
- a CDS encoding sulfotransferase domain-containing protein, translating to MDSRHPKTIEPFFVNSIAKSGTHLLKQLIEGIPSIKHYDSIYQGTYPLQYQKYKTILSNIPPNHFVNGHLYYSRQYMGLFNSLNLKQIFLYRDPRDIVVSYAYFFMKLKNNPTRRFFVENNYDVKGRCVALINGFECGYVSRMNINDWYRQFLGWKYANNVLPISYESLVESSKSQKKVLMNMIRFLNIENVPGYMKLTAKEMQNSVQPQKSPTYRKGKSGDWKVEFDDATKDQFKKVAGDLLIELGYEKDYNW from the coding sequence TTGGATTCTCGTCATCCTAAAACAATCGAACCCTTTTTTGTGAATTCCATAGCAAAGAGTGGGACACATCTGTTGAAACAACTGATCGAGGGTATCCCATCGATTAAGCATTATGATAGCATTTACCAAGGAACCTACCCGCTTCAATACCAAAAATATAAAACTATTCTATCAAACATCCCCCCTAACCACTTCGTTAACGGCCACCTTTATTATTCAAGGCAATATATGGGGCTCTTCAACTCCTTAAATCTAAAACAGATTTTCTTGTATAGGGACCCGAGGGATATTGTTGTATCCTATGCGTATTTTTTTATGAAGTTGAAAAATAACCCCACCCGCCGTTTCTTTGTGGAAAACAATTACGATGTAAAGGGCAGGTGCGTTGCTTTAATCAATGGGTTTGAATGTGGTTATGTCAGTAGAATGAATATTAATGACTGGTACCGTCAATTTTTAGGCTGGAAATACGCAAACAACGTGCTTCCAATTTCTTACGAAAGTTTAGTCGAATCATCAAAATCACAGAAAAAAGTCCTCATGAATATGATCCGATTCTTAAATATCGAAAATGTACCAGGTTATATGAAGCTGACTGCAAAGGAGATGCAGAATTCCGTGCAACCACAAAAGTCTCCTACATACAGGAAGGGCAAGTCAGGGGATTGGAAAGTGGAATTTGATGATGCGACGAAAGATCAATTTAAAAAGGTGGCAGGGGATCTCCTAATTGAACTCGGTTATGAGAAGGATTATAACTGGTAA
- the pabB gene encoding aminodeoxychorismate synthase, component I, whose translation MQSTIKLRFTRTTKYNSDDWFDRYRLISQDQQHHVLLESGRGGRFHIIGLSPSTVLEGKGNELKVQTSEGTTTQTGDLLDLVQNYLQTTEIVSEGTEELPDFKGGAIGYISYDVARQIERLPNETADDLDMPDVYFILFDEIIVLDKKTNRLTFIVHVEQGASEQGKVKVDELEKKWFGEIETLAEQIQSADEKGKQFQPYSMGETAFIGAVEQIQEYIRNGDVFQVNLSVRQSQKHKTEPIDIYKHLREFNPSPYMGYFHTPEFQLVNGSPELLVKKKGNLASTRPIAGTRSRGRDEREDEELAKTLIENEKERAEHVMLVDLERNDLGRVCQYGTVEVNEFMVIEKYSHVMHIVSNVQGTLQNNQNAMDVIRATFPGGTITGAPKVRTMEIIEEMEPVRRGVYTGSIGWIGFEGDMEMNIAIRTMVCKDGWAHVQAGAGIVIDSNPEAEYKESLKKAKALWYAKELSEQAEEEVIER comes from the coding sequence ATGCAATCGACAATAAAGCTGAGATTTACAAGAACAACTAAATATAACTCGGATGACTGGTTTGACCGATATAGATTGATTTCACAAGATCAGCAGCACCACGTTTTGCTTGAAAGTGGTAGGGGAGGCCGTTTTCATATCATCGGTCTATCGCCGAGCACTGTTTTGGAAGGGAAGGGTAATGAATTAAAAGTTCAGACAAGCGAAGGTACGACAACACAAACAGGAGACTTGCTTGACCTTGTCCAAAACTACCTTCAAACGACAGAAATTGTTTCAGAAGGAACAGAAGAGCTTCCTGATTTTAAAGGTGGCGCGATTGGTTATATCAGTTACGATGTAGCTAGACAGATTGAACGGCTTCCGAACGAAACGGCGGATGATCTCGATATGCCGGACGTTTATTTTATTCTATTTGATGAGATCATTGTCCTAGATAAAAAGACCAACCGACTTACGTTCATTGTTCATGTTGAACAGGGAGCATCAGAGCAAGGGAAAGTGAAAGTGGACGAACTCGAAAAGAAGTGGTTCGGAGAAATTGAAACGCTCGCTGAACAAATACAATCGGCAGATGAAAAGGGCAAGCAGTTCCAACCGTATTCGATGGGTGAAACAGCGTTTATCGGTGCAGTGGAACAAATACAGGAGTACATTCGAAACGGCGATGTTTTTCAAGTTAATTTATCGGTTCGACAATCACAAAAACATAAGACTGAACCTATCGATATTTATAAGCATCTGAGGGAGTTTAATCCGTCACCATACATGGGGTATTTCCATACACCTGAATTTCAGCTTGTAAATGGCTCACCTGAGCTGCTCGTTAAGAAAAAAGGGAACCTGGCAAGCACAAGGCCGATTGCCGGTACACGATCCCGCGGCCGAGATGAGAGGGAAGATGAGGAACTCGCAAAAACCTTGATCGAAAACGAAAAGGAACGAGCAGAACACGTCATGCTCGTTGACTTAGAACGCAACGACCTTGGTCGAGTTTGTCAATATGGTACGGTTGAGGTCAATGAATTCATGGTCATTGAAAAATACTCACATGTCATGCATATCGTATCAAATGTGCAAGGAACATTGCAGAATAATCAAAATGCCATGGATGTTATTCGGGCGACATTTCCAGGTGGTACGATTACTGGAGCTCCAAAGGTTCGGACGATGGAAATAATCGAGGAAATGGAACCTGTTCGTAGAGGCGTCTACACCGGATCGATCGGTTGGATCGGTTTCGAGGGCGATATGGAAATGAACATTGCGATTCGAACAATGGTCTGTAAGGATGGCTGGGCGCATGTCCAAGCAGGAGCCGGAATTGTAATTGACTCGAATCCTGAAGCAGAGTATAAAGAAAGCTTGAAAAAGGCGAAGGCGCTCTGGTATGCAAAAGAGCTAAGTGAACAAGCTGAGGAAGAGGTGATTGAACGATGA
- the pabA gene encoding aminodeoxychorismate/anthranilate synthase component II: MIVMIDNYDSFTYNLVQYLGELGEELYVSRNDEITIEEIEQMSPSHLMISPGPCSPNEAGISLEAIQYFAGKIPILGVCLGHQAIAQVFGGKVVRAERLMHGKTSLIHHDRKTVYQNFEVPFAATRYHSLIVNRESLPDCLEISSETAEGEIMGIRHKSLPIEGVQFHPESIMTSGGKQLLQNFIKTYRRDEQCISI; the protein is encoded by the coding sequence ATGATTGTCATGATCGATAATTATGATTCCTTTACCTATAATCTCGTGCAATACCTCGGAGAACTTGGCGAGGAACTTTACGTGAGCCGAAATGATGAAATTACGATTGAAGAGATTGAACAGATGAGCCCGAGTCACTTAATGATCTCCCCTGGACCGTGCAGCCCAAACGAAGCAGGAATCAGTCTTGAAGCGATTCAATATTTCGCTGGAAAAATTCCGATTCTTGGCGTATGCCTCGGACACCAAGCTATTGCACAAGTGTTCGGCGGAAAAGTCGTACGTGCCGAACGGCTGATGCACGGGAAAACATCGTTGATCCATCACGATCGGAAAACCGTGTATCAAAATTTTGAAGTGCCGTTTGCCGCAACCCGTTATCATTCCTTAATCGTCAATCGAGAAAGTCTTCCGGATTGCTTAGAGATTTCATCGGAAACAGCAGAAGGTGAAATTATGGGGATCCGTCATAAATCGCTGCCGATTGAAGGGGTGCAATTTCACCCCGAGTCGATCATGACCTCAGGCGGAAAGCAGCTATTGCAAAACTTTATCAAGACTTATAGGCGTGATGAACAATGCATCTCTATTTAA
- the pabC gene encoding aminodeoxychorismate lyase, translating to MHLYLNGSYVSEKEAFISPFDYGYLYGLGVFETFRLYDGHPFLLDDHLERINGALKDLKIRRELSKQEITNCLKTLMQLNGWTNASIRLNVSAGVGEPGLKTIEYTDPTVLIYGSPLEQATTSMKTKEGKFLNIRRNTPEGDKRWKSHHFLNNVLAKQELGGDSSMEGIFLTAEGHVAEGITSNIFWVMDGAIYTPSTDTGILNGITRQYVLSLCKKLQIHYYTGHYPKKVLLEADECFYTNSIQEIVGISQIGNHRYPGEHGPVTTTLFHHYVQDRNKRDTRKK from the coding sequence ATGCATCTCTATTTAAACGGTTCGTATGTTTCGGAAAAAGAAGCATTCATTTCACCGTTTGATTACGGATATTTATACGGATTAGGTGTTTTCGAAACCTTTCGGCTATATGATGGTCACCCATTTTTACTCGATGATCATCTGGAACGTATAAATGGGGCGCTTAAAGACTTAAAGATTAGACGAGAATTGAGCAAACAAGAAATCACCAATTGTTTGAAGACCTTAATGCAGTTGAATGGATGGACTAATGCGAGCATACGACTGAACGTATCTGCAGGTGTTGGAGAGCCGGGGCTAAAAACGATCGAATACACGGATCCGACTGTTCTCATTTATGGAAGTCCGCTTGAACAAGCTACCACTTCAATGAAGACAAAAGAGGGGAAATTTCTTAACATTCGCCGAAATACTCCGGAAGGCGATAAACGATGGAAGTCGCACCACTTTTTAAATAATGTCCTTGCTAAACAGGAGCTTGGTGGCGATTCAAGTATGGAGGGTATTTTTCTAACTGCCGAAGGTCATGTAGCAGAAGGGATAACTTCGAATATTTTCTGGGTCATGGATGGAGCGATTTACACACCCTCCACCGATACAGGTATTTTAAATGGAATCACGAGGCAATATGTTCTCTCGTTATGTAAAAAACTACAAATACATTACTATACGGGTCATTATCCGAAAAAGGTGTTACTTGAGGCGGATGAATGCTTCTATACCAATTCTATTCAGGAAATCGTCGGGATTTCACAAATAGGAAATCATCGATACCCCGGGGAACATGGACCGGTTACAACTACACTATTCCACCATTACGTCCAGGATCGGAATAAACGCGATACAAGAAAGAAATAA